In the Streptomyces sp. f51 genome, one interval contains:
- a CDS encoding TetR/AcrR family transcriptional regulator, with protein MPDGAIDEHPGRRRGRTGRPPLTDERKAEIRLEIARAAVELFVDQGVAATTGDQIAQAVGLSTRTLWRYFPGKESCVSPLFAAGIDAIAAALRAWPAGAPLEDALEQASTNGEGPMAMPQPPRVRTLLRLTRTEPGLRAVWLQAHDEAEPVFARALADRAGLGTVDLRSEIQAAMLNAALRSAVEHYAWRTDEAEPDPVTARAELAGTIRSALIVAAKGIT; from the coding sequence GTGCCGGACGGCGCGATCGACGAACACCCCGGACGGCGTCGAGGCCGGACAGGGCGGCCGCCCCTCACCGACGAACGCAAGGCCGAGATCCGGCTGGAGATCGCCCGCGCCGCAGTGGAACTGTTCGTGGACCAGGGCGTGGCCGCCACCACCGGGGACCAGATCGCCCAGGCCGTCGGCCTGTCCACCCGGACCCTGTGGCGCTACTTCCCCGGCAAGGAGAGCTGCGTCAGCCCGCTGTTCGCGGCCGGGATCGACGCGATCGCCGCGGCACTGCGGGCCTGGCCCGCCGGCGCTCCCCTGGAGGACGCCCTGGAGCAGGCGTCCACGAACGGCGAGGGCCCGATGGCGATGCCGCAACCGCCCAGGGTCCGTACGCTGCTGCGGCTCACCCGTACCGAGCCGGGCCTGCGTGCCGTCTGGCTCCAGGCCCATGACGAGGCCGAGCCGGTGTTCGCCCGCGCGCTCGCCGACCGCGCCGGTCTCGGCACCGTCGACCTGCGCTCGGAGATCCAGGCCGCCATGCTCAACGCGGCCCTGCGCTCGGCGGTCGAGCACTACGCGTGGCGCACCGACGAGGCCGAGCCCGATCCCGTGACGGCCCGCGCGGAGCTGGCCGGGACCATCCGCTCGGCCCTGATCGTCGCGGCGAAGGGCATCACCTGA
- a CDS encoding fibronectin type III domain-containing protein translates to MRRVLLTARYAPACAALLALAACGWGARASGPAERLPAAATGVTAAAGSSTSVHVMWNLADENPRITRYEVYSGTTKVKEVPGSEHMVDITRLEPSTAYVFRVRARNADGVPGPLSRPVRATTPAAVAADDTAPTRPGAPQGRALGGRAVQLSWAGSSDARGVVSYDIYQGTSKIHSVGGAQTAAVVTGLRPNTAYVFTVRARDAADNVSAPSDSVRITTAPGQEDDRSTAPAAFRARTHRSDGAYYIDLAWTAPEVDGVITEYGIQLDGRAVTSLVWGGSPPTGTCTYSFYIGREADVTHRVRIRAKLPDGTWGALSAERSVTTG, encoded by the coding sequence GTGCGACGCGTTCTTCTCACCGCCCGATACGCGCCGGCCTGCGCAGCGCTGCTCGCGCTCGCCGCCTGCGGATGGGGCGCCCGGGCGTCGGGACCGGCGGAACGGCTGCCCGCGGCGGCCACGGGCGTGACCGCCGCCGCGGGGAGCTCGACCAGCGTGCACGTCATGTGGAACCTGGCCGACGAGAACCCGCGGATCACCCGCTACGAGGTGTACAGCGGCACCACCAAGGTCAAGGAAGTACCGGGTTCCGAGCACATGGTGGACATCACCCGGCTCGAACCGTCCACCGCGTACGTCTTCAGGGTCCGGGCCCGGAACGCCGACGGGGTCCCCGGGCCGCTGAGCCGGCCGGTGCGGGCCACCACCCCGGCGGCGGTCGCGGCCGACGACACCGCGCCGACCCGCCCCGGCGCCCCGCAGGGGAGAGCCCTCGGCGGCCGGGCGGTCCAGCTGTCCTGGGCGGGGTCGTCCGACGCCCGGGGTGTGGTGTCGTACGACATCTACCAGGGCACATCGAAGATCCACAGTGTGGGCGGCGCCCAGACTGCCGCCGTCGTCACCGGGCTGCGGCCGAACACGGCGTACGTCTTCACCGTGCGGGCCCGTGACGCCGCGGACAACGTCTCGGCGCCGAGCGACTCCGTCCGGATCACCACCGCGCCGGGCCAGGAGGACGACCGGAGCACGGCACCGGCCGCCTTCCGGGCGCGGACCCACCGGAGCGACGGGGCGTACTACATCGACCTGGCGTGGACGGCGCCCGAGGTCGACGGGGTGATCACGGAGTACGGGATCCAGCTCGACGGGCGTGCCGTCACCTCGCTCGTCTGGGGCGGCAGCCCGCCCACCGGCACCTGTACCTACAGCTTCTACATCGGCCGGGAAGCGGACGTGACCCATCGGGTGCGGATCCGGGCGAAGCTGCCCGACGGCACCTGGGGCGCGCTCTCCGCGGAGCGCTCCGTGACGACGGGGTGA
- the dhaL gene encoding dihydroxyacetone kinase subunit DhaL: MLDADFFRRWMTVTAASVDREAERLTDLDSPIGDADHGSNLHRGFAAVTAALEKDPPDTPGAVLTLAGRQLISTVGGASGPLYGTLLRRTGKALGDAAEVSDEQFADALRTGVDAVMALGGAAPGDKTMIDALVPAVDALAESFAAAKSAAEEGAVATTPLQARKGRASYLGERSIGHQDPGATSSALLIAALVEASGE, encoded by the coding sequence GTGCTCGACGCCGATTTCTTCCGCCGCTGGATGACGGTGACCGCCGCCTCGGTGGACCGTGAGGCGGAGCGGCTCACCGACCTGGACTCCCCCATCGGTGACGCCGACCACGGCAGCAACCTCCACCGCGGGTTCGCCGCCGTGACCGCCGCCCTGGAGAAGGACCCCCCGGACACCCCCGGCGCCGTCCTCACCCTCGCCGGAAGGCAGTTGATCTCGACGGTCGGCGGCGCGTCCGGACCGCTGTACGGCACGCTGCTGCGGCGGACCGGCAAGGCGCTCGGTGACGCCGCAGAGGTCAGCGACGAGCAGTTCGCGGACGCGCTGCGCACGGGCGTCGACGCCGTCATGGCACTGGGCGGGGCCGCGCCCGGCGACAAGACCATGATCGACGCCCTGGTGCCCGCGGTCGACGCGCTCGCCGAATCGTTCGCGGCGGCGAAGTCCGCCGCCGAGGAGGGCGCCGTGGCGACCACCCCGCTCCAGGCCCGCAAGGGCCGGGCGAGCTATCTGGGCGAGCGCAGCATCGGGCACCAGGACCCGGGTGCCACGTCCTCGGCCCTGCTGATCGCGGCACTCGTGGAGGCGTCCGGTGAGTGA
- a CDS encoding glycoside hydrolase family 75 protein yields the protein MRVQSLTLAAAAAAALIASAPAMLSTTSTTGRPGSPAAPAREGSVRAADLMVKLGGCTPLSHGRYRSDDGTSADIPVCGVPGAVFWTADMDIDCDGRAGPSCNSRTDPLFSESTAFQQSDGRYLSAETLPYVVVPAPSDIWDYRDHGIGPGSVAAVIYGGRVQYAVVGDTGPEDIIGEASYATAAGLGIRPDPRGGGTPSGVTYLVFKNARVSPLQDHAAAVAAGERLARKLLAEG from the coding sequence GTGCGTGTCCAGTCACTGACGCTGGCCGCGGCCGCGGCGGCCGCCCTGATCGCCTCGGCCCCGGCGATGCTGTCCACGACCTCCACCACGGGCCGTCCCGGGAGTCCCGCCGCACCCGCGCGGGAGGGATCGGTCCGGGCCGCCGACCTGATGGTGAAGCTCGGCGGCTGCACGCCCCTCTCGCACGGGCGATACCGCAGCGACGACGGCACCTCCGCCGACATCCCGGTCTGCGGCGTCCCGGGCGCGGTCTTCTGGACGGCCGACATGGACATCGACTGCGACGGGAGAGCGGGCCCGTCGTGCAACAGCCGCACCGACCCGCTCTTCTCCGAGTCCACGGCCTTCCAGCAGTCCGACGGCCGCTATCTGAGCGCCGAGACCCTGCCCTACGTCGTCGTGCCGGCCCCGAGCGACATCTGGGACTACCGGGACCACGGCATCGGCCCCGGCTCGGTGGCGGCCGTGATCTACGGGGGCCGCGTCCAGTACGCCGTCGTCGGTGACACCGGCCCCGAGGACATCATCGGCGAGGCCTCGTACGCGACGGCCGCGGGGCTCGGGATCCGGCCCGACCCCCGCGGCGGCGGCACCCCTTCAGGGGTCACCTACCTCGTGTTCAAGAACGCCCGGGTCTCACCCCTCCAGGACCACGCGGCCGCCGTGGCGGCGGGGGAGCGGCTGGCCAGGAAACTCCTGGCTGAGGGCTGA
- the dhaK gene encoding dihydroxyacetone kinase subunit DhaK, with product MKMLINVAETVVADALRGMAAAHPELTVDVDNRVIVRRDAPVAGRVGLVSGGGSGHEPLHGGFVGPGMLSAACPGEVFTSPVPDQMLRAAAAVDSGAGVLFIVKNYTGDVLNFDMAAELAEDEGIRIAKVLVNDDVAVTDSLYTAGRRGTGATLFVEKIAGAAAEEGAPLEAVEALARKVNENSRSFGVALSACTTPAKGSPTFDLPAGELELGVGIHGEPGRERRAMMTSREIADFSVHAVLDDLAPRNPVLLLVNGMGATPLLELYGFNAEVQRVLTERGVPVARTLVGNYVTSLDMAGASVTLCEVDEDLLRLWDAPVRTPGLRWGV from the coding sequence ATGAAGATGCTCATCAACGTGGCGGAGACGGTGGTGGCGGACGCGCTGCGGGGCATGGCGGCGGCCCATCCGGAGCTGACGGTGGACGTCGACAACCGTGTGATCGTCCGCAGGGACGCGCCGGTCGCCGGACGGGTCGGCCTCGTATCCGGCGGTGGGTCCGGGCATGAGCCGCTGCACGGCGGGTTCGTGGGCCCCGGGATGCTGTCGGCGGCCTGCCCCGGTGAGGTCTTCACCTCCCCGGTGCCGGACCAGATGCTGCGAGCGGCTGCGGCCGTGGACAGCGGCGCGGGTGTGCTGTTCATCGTGAAGAACTACACCGGCGACGTCCTCAACTTCGACATGGCCGCGGAGCTGGCCGAGGACGAGGGCATCCGGATCGCCAAGGTCCTCGTCAACGACGACGTGGCCGTGACCGACAGTCTGTACACGGCCGGGCGGCGCGGAACGGGCGCGACGCTGTTCGTGGAGAAGATCGCCGGCGCCGCCGCCGAGGAGGGTGCGCCTCTGGAGGCCGTCGAGGCACTGGCCCGCAAGGTCAACGAGAACTCCCGCAGTTTCGGCGTCGCGCTCAGCGCCTGTACGACACCGGCCAAGGGCAGCCCGACGTTCGATCTGCCCGCGGGCGAGCTCGAACTCGGTGTCGGCATCCACGGTGAACCGGGCCGGGAGCGGCGCGCGATGATGACCTCACGCGAGATCGCCGACTTCTCGGTGCACGCCGTCCTGGACGATCTCGCACCGCGCAATCCCGTGCTGCTGCTGGTCAACGGCATGGGCGCCACCCCCCTGCTGGAGCTGTACGGCTTCAACGCGGAGGTCCAGCGGGTGCTGACCGAGCGTGGCGTCCCCGTGGCCCGCACCCTGGTCGGCAACTACGTCACCTCCCTCGACATGGCGGGCGCCTCGGTGACCCTGTGCGAGGTGGACGAGGACCTGCTGCGCCTGTGGGACGCGCCGGTCAGGACACCGGGGCTTCGCTGGGGCGTGTGA
- a CDS encoding PTS fructose transporter subunit IIA encodes MSDADQGLVGVVLVSHSAAVAASVAELATGLAGGGTVAPVAPAGGTLDGGLGTSADVIAAAAASVDRGAGVAVLTDLGSAVLTVKALLAEGDELPDGTRLVDAPFVEGAVAAVVTASAGADLTAVEAAAAEAYTYRKV; translated from the coding sequence GTGAGTGATGCCGACCAGGGGCTTGTCGGGGTCGTGCTGGTCTCGCACAGCGCCGCCGTCGCCGCGTCCGTCGCCGAACTGGCCACGGGTCTGGCCGGCGGCGGCACGGTCGCTCCCGTCGCACCGGCGGGCGGGACCCTGGACGGCGGGCTCGGCACCAGCGCGGACGTGATAGCCGCCGCCGCGGCCTCCGTGGACCGCGGCGCCGGGGTCGCCGTGCTCACCGATCTGGGCAGTGCCGTGCTCACCGTCAAGGCGCTGCTCGCCGAGGGCGACGAACTCCCGGACGGCACCCGGCTGGTGGACGCCCCCTTCGTCGAGGGCGCGGTGGCCGCGGTCGTCACGGCCTCGGCGGGCGCCGACCTCACGGCGGTGGAGGCGGCGGCAGCGGAGGCGTACACCTACCGGAAGGTGTGA